A genomic window from Gracilinanus agilis isolate LMUSP501 chromosome X, AgileGrace, whole genome shotgun sequence includes:
- the LOC123253544 gene encoding potassium voltage-gated channel subfamily S member 1-like produces the protein MVSESPSGRWRPGLPGEALNVNVGGVRRRLSPRALAQFPDTRLGRLQAAASEEQARQLCDDYDPSKREFYFDRHPGFFLCLLHFYRTGRLHVLEELCVFAFGQEAEYWGLGDCFLAACCSGRYHERRLERHRRSWDEESDVSSVDTSPDEISDFNQDLQRYRAVRCGQLRKRLWLTMENPGYSLPSKLFSCVSIGVVLVSIAAMCIHSLPEYQDHDDDVTVAHPLLLRLEYFCIAWFSFEVASRLLLAPSLPRFFRHPLNLIDIVSVLPFYLTLLVSAMLGRSSKLGSLSKVVQVFRLMRIFRVLKLARHSTGLRSLGATLKHSYREVGILLLYLAVGVSVFSGVAYTAEREEGEGFDTIPACWWWGTVSMTTVGYGDVVPVTVAGKLAASGCILGGILVVALPITIIFNKFSHFYRRQKALEAAVRNSDQREPSLSVDASSTEEGASQASNETSREGSFPEPKSQAPEAAPTS, from the exons ATGGTCAGCGAATCTCCCAGCGGCCGCTGGAGGCCAGGGCTCCCGGGGGAAGCGCTCAACGTGAATGTGGGCGGCGTGCGGCGCCGGCTGAGCCCGCGGGCGCTGGCGCAGTTCCCCGACACGCGGCTGGGCCGCCTGCAGGCCGCGGCATCGGAGGAGCAGGCTCGTCAGCTCTGCGACGACTACGACCCTAGCAAGCGCGAGTTCTACTTTGACCGGCACCCGGGCTTCTTCCTGTGTCTGCTCCACTTCTACCGCACCGGGCGGCTGCACGTGCTGGAGGAGCTGTGTGTCTTCGCCTTTGGCCAGGAGGCCGAGTACTGGGGGCTGGGCGACTGCTTCCTGGCCGCCTGCTGCAGTGGACGCTACCACGAGCGGCGGCTCGAGCGCCACCGGCGTAGCTGGGACGAGGAGAGCGACGTGAGCAGCGTGGACACGTCGCCCGACGAGATCTCTGACTTCAACCAAGACCTGCAGCGTTACCGGGCTGTGCGCTGCGGCCAGCTGCGGAAGCGCCTCTGGCTGACCATGGAGAACCCGGGCTACTCTCTGCCCAGCAAGCTCTTCAGCTGCGTCTCTATCGGCGTGGTGCTCGTCTCCATCGCGGCCATGTGCATCCATAGCCTGCCCGAGTACCAGGATCACGATGACGACGTGACCGTGGCCCACCCGCTCCTGTTGCGCCTCGAATACTTCTGCATTGCCTGGTTTAGCTTCGAGGTGGCCTCCCGCCTGTTGCTGGCCCCCAGTCTGCCGCGCTTCTTCCGGCATCCGCTCAACCTCATCGACATCGTTTCTGTTCTGCCTTTCTACCTCACACTGCTTGTGAGTGCCATGCTGGGCCGGTCCTCGAAGCTGGGCAGCCTGAGCAAGGTGGTGCAGGTCTTCCGGCTCATGAGAATCTTCCGGGTACTCAAACTGGCCCGCCACTCTACAGGGCTGCGCTCTCTGGGGGCCACGCTCAAG cACAGCTACCGGGAGGTGGGCATCCTGCTGCTGTACCTGGCTGTGGGAGTGTCCGTTTTCTCTGGCGTGGCCTACACCGCTGAGAGGGAGGAAGGTGAAGGCTTTGACACGATCCCAGCCTGCTGGTGGTGGGGCACTGTGAGCATGACGACTGTGGGCTACGGGGACGTGGTGCCTGTGACTGTGGCAGGCAAGCTGGCCGCCTCAGGCTGCATCCTGGGTGGCATCCTCGTGGTGGCCCTGCCTATCACCATCATCTTCAACAAATTCTCCCACTTCTACCGGCGCCAGAAGGCCCTGGAGGCAGCCGTGCGGAACAGTGACCAGCGGGAGCCCAGCCTTTCCGTGGATGCCTCCAGCACTGAAGAGGGGGCATCTCAGGCTTCCAATGAGACATCTCGGGAGGGGAGCTTCCCGGAGCCCAAGTCCCAAGCCCCAGAAGCGGCCCCTACATCATAG